The window cgaggggcgggcggggaggggcggggcggcggcccccccacccccacccccactctctccGAGGAGCCCAGTCCCTCCAGGCTCCCTTGGCCGCTCGCGCCTGTTCTCCTCGGGGCTCCTCCTCCTGTCACCCCAAACGTGCGCGGAACCCCGGCTGTGATCCAGGCCAAGAGTTAAATGTCCATTTCTGACCCCTCCATGAGCTCTAGACTCAAACATATTAATGGCCAACTTTGAGCGATTCCGATGTTTGTTACTATTTGTCACAAAGACCTACTTCTCCAATAGTTACTTTGTTATCTCCATTGgacagagacaaagagaaggTAAGTAACTTGCCGAAGGTCATATAGGGGTGGAAGAGTCTGGATTCAAACGCAGGCAgcctgacccccccacccccaccccacccagagcTCCCACGCCAGCTCTCACTGCCTACCCGATGTCTCCACTGGATGTCCTATAGGCCTCTCAGACTGAACACATAAGACAGAAGCATAAAACAGAGGTATTCTCCAGCGCCCCTCTTCTGCAaattgccccactggtcacctGGTGCTCACTGCGGATGGCTCCCCTGTTTCCAACCCATCAACAGGACCTGTTGGTTCCACATCCGAAGCTAAGCCTTTCTCATGCCTTTCCTCCGCCCTGGCCTGGCTGTTTCCACTCTGATCCTAGCAAACCATTCTCCAGCTGTAGCCAGAGCGAGCTTTTGAGAGATGTAACTCGGATCTTAGCTCGCCCCTGCTTAAAACCCTCTGCTGTGGTTCATAAAGCCATTCCTGAGGGGGCTTCTGGGTCCTCCTCCCACAGTTCCATCCTGACTCGAAACTCCAGTCCCGCCAGGTGTGCTGTGGCCGCAGCGCTGGCAGAACTCAAACTCTCGCCTTCCTCGCGTCTGTGTCTGGTGCTCCCTCTTCCTGGGCTGTTTGCCTCCTGGGTTTTGCCTAGCTGGCTCCTTGGGCTTCCAGTTCAAACGTTACTATTAGGGGCACAGTCTTTCCTAATCATGCTCTCGGAGAGCAGAGGGGAATGCTCCCCAAACGCCCGGGCCTCTTTCCAAACCCTCGCTTTCTCCCCGGGAGGCGAGATGAGTCacctgattgggggcgggggggggggggggggggggcagctagGGCGACCACCACGCTGGTTCCCTGAGGCTGAAGGAGTGAGTGTGACATGGAGCCCAAGGTGTGATATGGAGCTTTCACGGCTGAAACTGGAAACATTTCAGGAAAATCTGAATGAGTTCCTTGCCATGGATCCATCTTTTATCAACTCGGCAGTGAATCTATCAGAAATCCTAAACACAgggtatttcattttttcccttctccCCTTGGAACACGAACTTGAGGGACCCACACGTTCCCTCCGGCAGGCTGCTCCAGAGTCTAGCCCGGGGAAATGCGTGTATAAGTTATTATCTGCCTTCCAATGTAACgactgaaaaataacaaaaagccaTTCATTTGCTCACAAACCTGCAGTTGGGCAGAGCTCTCAACTTCATGAGGCATCAGCCGGGGTCACGTGACTCCGGTTTGGAAAAGTCACTTCCCAAATGGTTCAGTCTCCTAGCTGGAAAATTGGTGTTGCCTATCTCTTGGCTGGGAGCACAGccaggcctgcgggctggggggcaGGTTCCTCCTCACTGGGCCTCACCATGGGCCCTGGGCAGCGTGGGCGCTTTCacagcagggctggctggctgggttcTAAGAGGGCGTGTCCCAGGAGGACCAGGAGGATGCTGCACATCTTTTCTGACCTGGCCTCAGAAGTCATCCAACATCACTTGCACCATCACAGACCCACCTGGACCCCAAGGGCGGGAACACGGACCGCATCTCCCAATGTCACATGGAAGAGCATGTAGAACAGCAGGTCTTAGAATGGCCACCTTTGAAATAATCTGTCACGGGAACCCATCCCTCTTCCGACCCTCACACTGAGTTATGACCTCTAACCTAGACTTTGTCAGGAATTGAAATGCTCTTTAGATTCTCCATTTGTTGCTTTTTTCATCTTATTTCCAGTTGGGTTAGAACTTGGACAGAGAAAGCCTTGGATCTCTTCAAAAATCTCTAAGCGTCACCTTTTCAGAACAGCCTTTGATATCACTTCTAATATAcattgtggagagcggctacagcgtttggacaggctCAAGCCTGGGcctaatgagagggcacgatcctctcgtggcaaagcaagtcccagcacaattatagccaaaggcgaCAGTTgtgagcttgaccttatggtccgaacctgtagCCCCACgcggctgagtgatgtgggctgcgggagatgcagcaagtaaacaaagcttaaTCCCGTGCATGTAATCAAGTAGATTCGAAACCCAGGAgtatgttgtaaacatcttgaccatgcaCTTACTTTGCGTGAtagaatctggctataaaataaagatttggcTTACAGGCCATagtgctgtctctccatcagcgAGGGCAGCGTcacacccagacccagctttcttctcttgtctgtcttttcttttttaatatttttattaatttcagagagaaaggaagagggagaaagagacagaaacatcaatgatgagagagactcgcccccaacctgggcatgtgcccttgaccggaatcgaacctgagacctttagtccgcaggtcaacgctctatccactgagccaaaccggctagggcttgtcttgtcttttctcaatccttcactgccccccgctcaggctcaccgaacctggctgtgCTGGTGCGGCACCATACAGTTAGTCTGCAATCACATCTCTGCTTACTACCTTCATAATGATCATAATTCACAATGATCTCTTTTTGGTTCGTTTGTtgactgccttttaaaaaaaaacaaacacacgtATTGATTGGGTTTAGAgagaaatgaggagagagaggaagagagaaacattgatttgctgttctCCGTGtttaggcattcattggttggttcttggaTGTGCCCCGACAGGTgatggaacctgcagcctggtgcatcgggatgatgctctaacccagtggtcagcaaactgtggctcggcaaaccgcggctcatgagccacatgcggctctttggccccttgagtgtggctcttccacaaaatactgacttctgcgcatgggccacgaagtttcaatcacactgtacgtgcgcgcccgcacgtggtattttgtggccccaccccataacaaagaaacagaatttccagagggtgaggcccagaaatcaggatttgaaaaagattcccaggtgattctaatgtgcattcaaggttgagaaccactgctttagtggaATATGACAGGCTGTTTTCAAACCCTGGAATTACCTATACCTTGCCATTTAATTGGGCACAGAACTATGAACTCTGACTAGATTTCTGGAGCATGAAGCCTGTTTAAATTCCAGATGAACAGGATATGGAGAAATCACGCTTACTTCCTATCCTTAAAATCTTATTGTTCTAAATCTTGGCCTGAAAATGAAGGTCACAGAAATAAGTAATaatgattttagcatctgtgcTGGTAGGTATGGCttttggccagcctgggcaagggccatCTAGTAGGGCTAGGGTTGAATTTTGGTTGAAGTGCCATAAATTGGACTTGCCCATGGGATAAGGAgtgattttctcctttttattttattttattttattttattaattgattttagagaagacgggagagggatagagagatagaaacatcaatgatgagagagaatcatttatcggctgcctcctacatgccccacactggggctcgagcccgcaacccaggcatgtacctggaccgggaattgaaccgtgacctcctggttcataggttgacgcttaaccactgaaccacactagctggGAGAGGCTTGATTGTAACAGCTGTGGAGAGCCAGCCTTTCTCCACTTCTGAAATGAACACGGAAGACTTGCTACTGGTGGCCATCCTACGACTAAGGGGAACCTGACTCAGGACACGTGACCAGCAGAGCAGAGGGGCGGAAGGAACCGGGGTCCCTGCTGACACGGTTGATTCTCTGCACCCGAGAACCCTGAGTCCTGCCTGCCCTCTGTCTCCGCTGCTGGCAAAGGTCCCTACTGTTGAAATCACTGGGAGTGAGCTTCCTGCTGCTCCCGGTGGAAAACACTGACAGAGACAGTAAAATCAGGGCACTCCTGTCCCCttatttgccttttccagctGGTCTGAGGGCACAAGACAAGCTAATTGTGGTTCGGATCTGAGCATGTTTACTTGCTGAGGGCACTTAACAAGTGTCAAATAAAATGCTTGTACTTCCTGAGCACTCTTCTTGCAACAAGAACAGTGGGGCTGGAAGCTCGGGTCTGTCTGGTGACACGGTACTTTTAGCTGCACTATCATTTAGCCCATTAATTCCTGGACCCCAAGAATCTGCCTTGAAGAAGGTAAGTTAGGGCTGCGCTTCCATGAATTTGGACAAAGACCACGGGGCGCCTCAGCCCTGCTCTTCTGTACTGCGCGGCAGAGAGAGAAATCTGAGGGCTTTCCTCATGCTCCGCTGACTCCCCATGAAGCTGTTTTTCCTGAGGTCCTGAGGCAGATGGAATAGGGTcgaatgattctttaaaaaacacctcCTTTTTCTCCTGGCACttgcgcacgcgcacacacagaAATTTTCTAACTATGTGTACTGAGACAGGTTAACTAGACTTATTACGGTGACCACTATGCACTATCCAAGTAACAATCATTAGGttgtccacctgaaactaatatggtATGGGCCAATTATACcttaaaaaatcaagataaacTCTGAAAACAAGacaccctcctcccttccttgaCTGTCCTGGGCTTCCTGGTTCCCCCTGCTGGTCTGTAGTGCAATTgttttcacatataaatgagacTCGGGCGTGCCTCACATGGATGTAGTTGTAGATGAAATTATGCACCTGAGATTCGCTTTCAAAGATCCCAGAAAAATGAGGGTGTGGATGCAGCGAGATTGGCAGAGCGTTATGATGGAAGCTGGTGAGGACTCCAGAGGGGTTCCTTCTACTATTACCACTAGTTTCGCTCATGCTCTAGTTTTTgcttaatttttgaaaatgtcattttttgCACGTTCCCCATCGGTCTGGACGCCTTGAGTTGCTCCCCCTGGAACGGCCTCGGGCCTGGTTTCCTGTCCTGCAGGGCCCGGGGGTGCTCGTTTCTAGGAAACTGTCAGGACTGGTCCTGGGGAGTCCCTTGCTGATGCTAAAACTGGGCGTTTTTCCTCCCCACCTGGCTGTGGGCAACCTGTGCTCCCTGGGCACTTAGCGCCATGACAGGGATCCAGGACGGACGTCCGGTTCCCGCAGAAGCGAAGGCGCAGGTGGCAGCTCGGCGCGGTGAGAACCAGTGGGAGCGCCAACCCTCCATCGGGTCGACATCatttcagagctggaaggggCGCCGAGGTCATTGTGTTATTCtagagtagcggttctcaacctgtgggtcgcgacccctttggcgatcgaacgaccctttcacaggggttgcctaagaccatcctgcatatcagatatttatattacgattcataacattagcaacatgacagttatgaagtagcaatgaaaataattttatggttgggtcacaacgtgaggaactgtatttaaagggccagaaggttgagaaccactgatctagagaaagGGACAGCGCCAAGTGACTCCCTCTGCCAGCAGCTGGCGACATGCCTGGCGCTGAGACCCACCCCCGGGCAGAGAAGCGCCTTCAGCTTGCAGGCACCATTCCTGCATGCTGGCCTCATGGGGCTAGCATGGGCACCTGGGcgccttttccttcctccctccctccctccctccttccctccctcccttccttccttccttcctccactcATTCTGTGTGTGAACTACGGTTTATaccacctcctccctctgggcTTTGGCTGCCCAGTTCCAAGGCATTGCTAACACTCGGCAAGTTCAACTGGGTCCGTCTGGGTGGACTGAACCCATCAGCCATCGCCATCAGACTATTATACTGTTGAACGTTTTATCTACTTGTACTCATCCACTTAGGGTGGATGAAAATGTCAAGATTTGGCTGAAACATTCCTTGAAAAATGATACGTTATGTAAGGTGAGTGATCAAAAGCACAGGCTCGGAGACAAACTGCTCCTTCGGGCCTGTTTCCCATTGACCCCAGTCACCTCACTGCTGTTCCTGAAACCGGGCCCTCGGTAGCACATGCCCAGCACACAGCAAGTGCCAACAGCGCCCGTTCAGCGAGGTACAGCTCTCAGAGATGGCCCGGTCCACGCATCCTCACATTGGGGTGGGGGCCGCAAGGCAGGTTTTAGAGCAAGAGGCCTTCAGGAGGATGGCAAAGGAACGGATGTCCCGTGGCCCCCAGACGAAGTGTTTCACAATACAGTGACCTCTAGCTCCCAGAGAAGGGACTTGGAGGCTGGGGCGGAAGAGAGCAGCCCCGCCTGGGGGGTGCTTTCTCCTACCCAGTGCTGAGGTCCTCAAATGGGAAAAACAAGCCGCCTCTGACGCCAGGAGATGAGCCTACATATCCCTTTGGTTCAGTCCCTGCACCCTGACCACCAAGGagaaccctcctcctcctcctcctttttttccttttccataatGTGGCTTTATTATTTTGCTAGAAGCATCATTTACCCCCAAATAGTTAACAGTGCAAATGCACAAAATGCAGCTCCAGCCGAGCACGTTCCTTTATGTTACCTTCAACACCCCTTCTCTTCATCTCCTTGGCGAAGGAGACTGGCCTAGGCTTTTGACATTGAACCTTGATTGCCGGGGGATGCCaagttctggaggttggaaatCTGAGATGAAGGCGCCGGCGTGGTCGGGTGAGGGCCCTCGGAGGGGGTTGCAGACTGCTGGTTATATCCTCCCATGGTGGAAGGGCCCTGCTCCTCTTCTCTAGAAGTTTGCTGTTCCCGGTTGTCCACTCAACTgataaacaacagaaaaaaatatctccATGTGCGTGGTACGTTCCACTGAGTGAAGCTGATGAAGCGGCCTGGAAAGGACTTACCGCGTTTGTTTGCAGCGTGTACGCGATGCCACTCGCGGGGTAAAGGAGCACGACGTAACATCACCAGCATCGAACAAACAGAACGCCagcttcccacactgcccagactCTCGCTTTACAAAAGCAAATTATGAGAAAGGCCTGGTGCAGGATCAACAATGgcacattttcttcttcctccttggAGGTCACCATAGTTGATATTTATTCCCCTGCAAAGCTCATTGTTCTAATGTCCGTTATCCAAAGAGGAAGTTCTGTCCTTGAAGACACCCAGAACTGTGCTATTATGCTGTGGCATTAGCAGCATCCTTGGTCTCGGGGGGGAAAGTCAAGCAGCTCGTTCAATGTACAAAGTTGTTGATCCATGCATAGTACAACAAAGGGCCATTTCACCATGGTCAGCTCTCCTGGGAGGGTCCCCCAGGCCTTCCCAGTGGGGCCTGAGGTCAATATACTCACAGCTGCCCagacggcgtggctcagtggttgagcgtcaacctatgaaccaggaggtcatggttggattcccggtcagggcacaggcccggttgcgggctcaattcccagtatggggtgtgcagggggcggccaatcaatgattctctcttatcattgatgtttctctctgtcctttcctctctgaaatcaatttaaaaataaatacacacacacacacacacacacacaaatagctGAGTAGGGTATACGTACTTCTAGGTAGCGAGGCAACAGAGTATGAGAGAAATTTCTAGCATTGGAACATTTCTGCAGCTCCCATAATATTTCAGGTGAACTAACTAGTTTTCCAGGAGAAGACATCAAAGTTACGTTTTGACAGCTTCAGCTGCTTTTAGATGGCTATTTTTCAGTTCTGCTCCAACTCTTAGGTTCCGCAAAGCTAAGGAGGGAGAAGAATGACCCCATTTCTATGACCTGAGATTCTAACTttgcattcattcagcagataGCGAGAAAACTACTGGGTGCCAGACTTTGCCACCCTTCCTGTCTTCAAGAAGTTGACCTGTTGGCGTTAGTAATAATGTCAGGAGCTGTAGGATGCACATTTATTTACTGGCTTTATTTAACCTTTTCCTTTGTGAACTGTGGGTACAGATTTGAGTATGCAGTTGCACGGTTATGTTTTTCTTCTGCAGTTATAAATCCTTCATCTAGAGTGGTGTAGGTATGAAATATAAATTGCAAAAGCTAGATTACTGGTATTCTATTTTCATTGGAAATGTAACTTTCTATCACAGGATGATTTTCACAAACCACAACACTATAAAAAACTATTTCTGGCCTTTTTGCTTTACCAATTGGTAAAATGTCCACTACATTTTTATCAGTATCAAATCATATGGCTAGCTTGTATTTTTAACATAGAGCTATGACTTTATTACTTGGGAGTTCTGCCCTGATTAAAGTCCACACaaagggccctagccggtttggctcagtggatagagcgtcggcctggggactgaagggttccaggttcgattccggtcaagggcatgtaccttggttgagggcacatccccagtagcaggtgtgcaggaggcagctgatcgatgtttctctctcatcgatgtttccaacttctatgcttctcccttcccctctgtaaaaaatcaataaaattatttttaaaaaataataaaaaaaaaataaagtccacaCAAAGGgacaagaagagaaaaatgtagaTTCACAAAAGGAGATTCACCGTGGCTGCAACGAAACAGCAGGCTCTTCAGACCCTCAGCGCAGGCGGGGCTGATGGCTTCTACACCTCTCACCAGCGCCCCAACCCTGAGCTGAAACTCTGGCCACAAGCAGGGCGTTTCTCATGTGTTTAAGGTCTCCGTTTGTCTTTTGCTTATTAAGCTACCCATAAAGCTTAGAGCACTGACACTTAACCACATTCTTGAGTAAGACACTGCATTAGCGTGATGTCATCTCTGAAGTGGCTCCTGAAGATAAACGAGGGTGGGTGGCCAGGGTTAGGGCTGTGCTAGGAGAACGCGTAAGACAAGTGACGCACAGGCTCTCTCCCACCGGGGGGCATCGGAGAAACCTGCCCGCCTCTGCAAACACGCCAGGGCTTGGACCCCACTCCCTGCCTCCAAAGGCGGAGCTCCGGGCAGGTGCATCTTGGCGAAGCCTAACCAGCCCTTCTGTGGGCCCGAGGTTGCTGCCGGGCACACTCCCAGCCTGCCTGTGCACAGCTGGAGATGGCCGCTCCGGGCTGCCTTTTGCCAGATGGCGGTTTGAAGAGTGACCTCTTCGGCCCAGAATTAGGCATCCGTAAGTGTTGGTTCCTTCATAACTAACGTGAGGCCTTTCAGTGCACCTGGCCTTTCAGACTTTGCTTCTCGAGCATGAGAAAGCCAGATGTCCTTTTTGCCTTCTGATTTATAGCTAATTTGATTAAACAGTCTTCTGGTTAGAGTGCTGCTAATCTCGTTTTAAAGATAAAAGGACTTGCACATTCAAAATAAGAAAGATGGGAATACTGAAAACATTCACCTTCGCAACTtctggtaaaaagaaaaaaaaaataaacctgatTTTAATTTACTGCCGATTTTTACCAAACTTTCAAGTTTCAATGGATGAAAGAGGATCACaattccttcccccagctgctctctctgGCTCAAATCAATCAAACTGCTGACACCCAGACAGTTTCAGAGCCCCCAGGGGCGGCGCGCAGCTTCACGCTGTGGTGGTTCGTGAGTTAGTGGCGGCCGTGTTTCTCTGCAGCGGCGCCAGGAGGACCCCGACGTTCCTCTCCTCGCTCTCGGCGCTGTACAAATTATGCTTCTCGATGTATTCTTGGACGAGGTCTGGGACCAAGTAGCGGATGCTCTGGCTCCTTCGGAGGGCTCGCCGGATCTTCGTGGACGAGATGTCGTTGGTGACCCATTCGTTCACCAGGTGAATGTTGGCCTGGTGTCTCCACAGCACATCCGATTCGTAGATGAACCTCTGAGCGTCGTTTCCAGCCCGGGTGACGCAGACGAGCCCGTAGTCCCCCACGATGTTGGCGATGTCCTCGCGCTTCCACAGGTTGGGGACACCGAAGGACTCCAGCAGGTCTGCCCCGCACAGCAGCTTGACCTCGGGCACGTCTGGGACGAAGAAGAAAACACGGCGTCAGGGTTTGCTATGTAATAACTCCCGGCGTCAAAATGAGTGTGTGGGCGTGTTTTTCTGGAAAGAAGGTTCTGCTTTTTCCGATTCTGATTCTCAAAAGAGACCGAGGACAGCTGAGAAGCTAAGGACTGCAGGGGCAGGAGCTCAGGATGCCTCGcaccgcccctccctccctcaggcacCCCATGTACTGAATAGACAATGGAACTAGatctggcaggcgtggctcagtggttgagcatcaacctgtgaaccaggaggtcaaggttcgagtcccggtcagggacacatgtcccagttgtgggctcgatccccagtgaggggcatgcaggagtcagctgaccaatgattctctctcatcattgatgtttctatctccctctcccttcctctgtgaaatcaataaaaatttattttaaaaaaagaagatggaaatagAAAGGGGGCTTGCTCAACTCTAGAACCTTATCCGCTCCAGTTGGCAAGTCCCGGGAAAACATGCAGACCTTTTCTTTGCGGCTCTAGGGTCTTCTTCTGATTCAATTCTGATCTTTGTTCAGCCCACTTCCTCTTCCGGCCAGGCCTCTCCAGCACAGGGGAGTCCTGCTGCTCACAGCCCCTAGCCTCC is drawn from Myotis daubentonii chromosome 3, mMyoDau2.1, whole genome shotgun sequence and contains these coding sequences:
- the NMNAT1 gene encoding nicotinamide/nicotinic acid mononucleotide adenylyltransferase 1, with the protein product MENPQKTEVVLLACGSFNPVTNMHLRLFELAKDHMNATGKYRVIKGIISPVGDAYKKKGLISAHHRVIMAQLATQTSSWVEVDTWESLQKEWVETAKVLRHHQEKLEARGCEQQDSPVLERPGRKRKWAEQRSELNQKKTLEPQRKDVPEVKLLCGADLLESFGVPNLWKREDIANIVGDYGLVCVTRAGNDAQRFIYESDVLWRHQANIHLVNEWVTNDISSTKIRRALRRSQSIRYLVPDLVQEYIEKHNLYSAESEERNVGVLLAPLQRNTAATNSRTTTA